The Microcebus murinus isolate Inina chromosome 1, M.murinus_Inina_mat1.0, whole genome shotgun sequence genome includes a region encoding these proteins:
- the TFRC gene encoding transferrin receptor protein 1 isoform X1, with the protein MMDQARSALSNLFGGEPLSYTRFSLARQVDGDSSHVEMKLAVDEEENTDNNMRPNVRKPKRFNGNICAIIAVILFFFIGFMIGYLGYCKGVEPKAECERLAGTESPEMDEPEEDFPRTPSRLYWADLKTKLSEKLDTTEFTSTIKLLNENSYVPREAGSQKDENVAFYVENQFSEFKLSKVWRDEHFIKIQVKGSSAPNSVTVTDLNGTLVFTMDNPEGYMAYSKATTVTGKLIHANFGTKKDFEDLNSSVNGSLVIVRAGKITFAEKVANAESLNAIGVLIYMDQTKFPIVEADVPFFGHAHLGTGDPYTPGFPSFNHTQFPPSQSSGLPNIPVQTISRAFAEKLFEYMEGDCPSDWNTDSSCKLRFLQNKNVKLTVNNVVKETRILNIFGVIKGFVEPDRYIIVGAQRDAWGPGAAKSSVGTTLLLKLAQIFSDLVLKDGFKPSRSIVFASWSAGDFGAVGATEWLEGYLSSLHLKAFTYINLDKAVLGTKNFKVSASPLLYTLIEKTMQDVKHPLTGLPLYQDSNWVNKVEKLSFDNAAFPFLAYSGIPAVSFCFSENTDYPYLGTTKDTYKILIERVPHLDKMARAAAEVAGQFMIKLTHDVELNLDYEMYNNKMLSIVRDLNQFRADIKEMGLNLQWLYSARGDFFRATSRLTADFKNAEKTDRFVLREINDRIMKVEYNFLSPYVSPQDYPFRHIFWGHGPHTLSALIENLKLRQQNNGAFNETLLRNQLALATWTIQGAANALSGDIWDIDNEF; encoded by the exons ATGATGGATCAAGCCAGATCAGCATTGTCTAACTTG TTTGGTGGCGAACCATTGTCATACACCCGATTTAGTCTGGCTCGTCAAGTAGATGGCGATAGCAGTCATGTGGAGATGAAACTAGCTgtagatgaagaagaaaatactgacAATAACATGAGGCCCAATGTCAGAAAACCAAAAAGGTTTAATGGGAATATCTGTGCAATCATTGCTGTCATCCTCTTTTTCTTCATTG GATTTATGATTGGCTACTTGGGCTACTGTAAAGGTGTAGAACCAAAAGCTGAGTGTGAGAGACTGGCAGGAACAGAGTCCCCAGAGATGGATGAGCCAGAAGAAGACTTCCCCAGAACACCTTCTCGCTTATATTGGGCAGACCTCAAAACAAAATTGTCAGAGAAACTGGATACCACAGAGTTCACCAGCACCATCAA gctGCTGAATGAAAATTCCTATGTCCCTCGTGAGGCTGGATctcaaaaagatgaaaatgttgcATTTTATGTTGAAAATCAATTCAGTGAATTTAAACTTAGCAAAGTCTGGCGTGATGAACATTTCATTAAGATTCAGGTCAAAGGCAG CAGTGCTCCAAACTCTGTGACTGTAACAGATCTGAACGGTACGCTGGTATTCACGATGGATAATCCTGAGGGTTACATGGCATATAGTAAGGCTACGACAGTTACT GGTAAACTGATCCATGCTAATTTTGGCACTAAAAAAGACTTTGAGGATTTAAACTCTTCTGTGAATGGATCTTTAGTGATTGTTAGAGCAGGGAAAATCACATTTGCAGAAAAG gttgcAAATGCTGAAAGCTTAAATGCAATTGGTGTCTTGATATACATGGACCAGACTAAATTTCCCATTGTTGAAGCAGATGTTCCCTTCTTTGGACAT GCTCATCTGGGAACAGGTGATCCTTACACCCCTGGATTCCCTTCATTCAATCACACTCAGTTTCCACCATCTCAGTCGTCAGGATTGCCTAATATACCTGTCCAAACAATTTCCAGAGCATTTGCAGAAAAGCTGTTTGA ATATATGGAAGGAGATTGTCCTTCTGATTGGAACACAGACTCTTCTTGTAAGCTGCGATTCTTACAAAATAAGAATGTGAAGCTCACTGTGAACAATGTGGTGAAAGAAACAAGAATTCTTAACATCTTTGGAGTTATTAAAGGCTTTGTAGAGCCAG atcgcTATATTATAGTAGGGGCCCAGAGGGATGCCTGGGGTCCTGGAGCTGCAAAGTCCAGTGTAGGAACAACTCTCCTGTTGAAACTTGCCCAGATATTTTCAGATCTGGTCTTAAAAG atgGGTTTAAACCCAGCAGAAGCATTGTCTTTGCCAGTTGGAGTGCTGGAGACTTTGGAGCTGTTGGTGCCACGGAATGGCTAGAg ggATACCTTTCCTCCTTGCATTTAAAAGCTTTCACTTACATTAATTTGGACAAAGCTGTACTTG GTACCAAAAACTTCAAGGTTTCTGCCAGCCCACTGTTGTATACTCTTATTGAGAAAACGATGCAAGAT gtgaaacATCCACTTACTGGGCTGCCTCTATATCAGGACAGCAACTGGGTCAACAAAGT TGAGAAACTCTCTTTTGATAATGCTGCTTTCCCTTTCCTTGCATATTCTGGAATCCCAgcagtttctttctgtttttctgag AACACAGATTATCCTTATTTGGGCACAACCAAGGATACCTATAAGATACTAATTGAGAGAGTTCCTCATTTGGACAAAATGGCACGAGCAGCAGCAGAAGTGGCCGGTCAGTTCATGATTAAACTTACCCATGATGTTGAATTGAACCTGGACTATGAGATGTATAACAACAAAATGCTTTCAATTGTGAGGGACCTGAACCAATTCAGAGCAGACATAAAG GAGATGGGCCTGAATCTACAGTGGCTGTATTCTGCTCGTGGAGACTTTTTCCGTGCTACTTccagactaacagcagatttcaAGAATGCTGAGAAAACAGATAGATTTGTCCTAAGGGAAATCAATGATCGTATCATGAAG gtGGAATATAACTTCCTCTCGCCCTATGTATCTCCACAAGATTATCCTTTCCGACATATCTTCTGGGGCCACGGCCCTCACACTCTGTCAGCTTTAATAGAGAACTTGAAGCTACGTCAGCAAAATAACGGTGCTTTTAATGAAACACTGTTAAGAAACCAGTTGGCTCTAGCTACTTGGACTATTCAGGGAGCTGCGAATGCCCTCTCTGGTGACATTTGGGACATTGATAATGAGTTTTAA
- the TFRC gene encoding transferrin receptor protein 1 isoform X2: MMDQARSALSNLFGGEPLSYTRFSLARQVDGDSSHVEMKLAVDEEENTDNNMRPNVRKPKRFNGNICAIIAVILFFFIGFMIGYLGYCKGVEPKAECERLAGTESPEMDEPEEDFPRTPSRLYWADLKTKLSEKLDTTEFTSTIKLLNENSYVPREAGSQKDENVAFYVENQFSEFKLSKVWRDEHFIKIQVKGSAPNSVTVTDLNGTLVFTMDNPEGYMAYSKATTVTGKLIHANFGTKKDFEDLNSSVNGSLVIVRAGKITFAEKVANAESLNAIGVLIYMDQTKFPIVEADVPFFGHAHLGTGDPYTPGFPSFNHTQFPPSQSSGLPNIPVQTISRAFAEKLFEYMEGDCPSDWNTDSSCKLRFLQNKNVKLTVNNVVKETRILNIFGVIKGFVEPDRYIIVGAQRDAWGPGAAKSSVGTTLLLKLAQIFSDLVLKDGFKPSRSIVFASWSAGDFGAVGATEWLEGYLSSLHLKAFTYINLDKAVLGTKNFKVSASPLLYTLIEKTMQDVKHPLTGLPLYQDSNWVNKVEKLSFDNAAFPFLAYSGIPAVSFCFSENTDYPYLGTTKDTYKILIERVPHLDKMARAAAEVAGQFMIKLTHDVELNLDYEMYNNKMLSIVRDLNQFRADIKEMGLNLQWLYSARGDFFRATSRLTADFKNAEKTDRFVLREINDRIMKVEYNFLSPYVSPQDYPFRHIFWGHGPHTLSALIENLKLRQQNNGAFNETLLRNQLALATWTIQGAANALSGDIWDIDNEF, encoded by the exons ATGATGGATCAAGCCAGATCAGCATTGTCTAACTTG TTTGGTGGCGAACCATTGTCATACACCCGATTTAGTCTGGCTCGTCAAGTAGATGGCGATAGCAGTCATGTGGAGATGAAACTAGCTgtagatgaagaagaaaatactgacAATAACATGAGGCCCAATGTCAGAAAACCAAAAAGGTTTAATGGGAATATCTGTGCAATCATTGCTGTCATCCTCTTTTTCTTCATTG GATTTATGATTGGCTACTTGGGCTACTGTAAAGGTGTAGAACCAAAAGCTGAGTGTGAGAGACTGGCAGGAACAGAGTCCCCAGAGATGGATGAGCCAGAAGAAGACTTCCCCAGAACACCTTCTCGCTTATATTGGGCAGACCTCAAAACAAAATTGTCAGAGAAACTGGATACCACAGAGTTCACCAGCACCATCAA gctGCTGAATGAAAATTCCTATGTCCCTCGTGAGGCTGGATctcaaaaagatgaaaatgttgcATTTTATGTTGAAAATCAATTCAGTGAATTTAAACTTAGCAAAGTCTGGCGTGATGAACATTTCATTAAGATTCAGGTCAAAGGCAG TGCTCCAAACTCTGTGACTGTAACAGATCTGAACGGTACGCTGGTATTCACGATGGATAATCCTGAGGGTTACATGGCATATAGTAAGGCTACGACAGTTACT GGTAAACTGATCCATGCTAATTTTGGCACTAAAAAAGACTTTGAGGATTTAAACTCTTCTGTGAATGGATCTTTAGTGATTGTTAGAGCAGGGAAAATCACATTTGCAGAAAAG gttgcAAATGCTGAAAGCTTAAATGCAATTGGTGTCTTGATATACATGGACCAGACTAAATTTCCCATTGTTGAAGCAGATGTTCCCTTCTTTGGACAT GCTCATCTGGGAACAGGTGATCCTTACACCCCTGGATTCCCTTCATTCAATCACACTCAGTTTCCACCATCTCAGTCGTCAGGATTGCCTAATATACCTGTCCAAACAATTTCCAGAGCATTTGCAGAAAAGCTGTTTGA ATATATGGAAGGAGATTGTCCTTCTGATTGGAACACAGACTCTTCTTGTAAGCTGCGATTCTTACAAAATAAGAATGTGAAGCTCACTGTGAACAATGTGGTGAAAGAAACAAGAATTCTTAACATCTTTGGAGTTATTAAAGGCTTTGTAGAGCCAG atcgcTATATTATAGTAGGGGCCCAGAGGGATGCCTGGGGTCCTGGAGCTGCAAAGTCCAGTGTAGGAACAACTCTCCTGTTGAAACTTGCCCAGATATTTTCAGATCTGGTCTTAAAAG atgGGTTTAAACCCAGCAGAAGCATTGTCTTTGCCAGTTGGAGTGCTGGAGACTTTGGAGCTGTTGGTGCCACGGAATGGCTAGAg ggATACCTTTCCTCCTTGCATTTAAAAGCTTTCACTTACATTAATTTGGACAAAGCTGTACTTG GTACCAAAAACTTCAAGGTTTCTGCCAGCCCACTGTTGTATACTCTTATTGAGAAAACGATGCAAGAT gtgaaacATCCACTTACTGGGCTGCCTCTATATCAGGACAGCAACTGGGTCAACAAAGT TGAGAAACTCTCTTTTGATAATGCTGCTTTCCCTTTCCTTGCATATTCTGGAATCCCAgcagtttctttctgtttttctgag AACACAGATTATCCTTATTTGGGCACAACCAAGGATACCTATAAGATACTAATTGAGAGAGTTCCTCATTTGGACAAAATGGCACGAGCAGCAGCAGAAGTGGCCGGTCAGTTCATGATTAAACTTACCCATGATGTTGAATTGAACCTGGACTATGAGATGTATAACAACAAAATGCTTTCAATTGTGAGGGACCTGAACCAATTCAGAGCAGACATAAAG GAGATGGGCCTGAATCTACAGTGGCTGTATTCTGCTCGTGGAGACTTTTTCCGTGCTACTTccagactaacagcagatttcaAGAATGCTGAGAAAACAGATAGATTTGTCCTAAGGGAAATCAATGATCGTATCATGAAG gtGGAATATAACTTCCTCTCGCCCTATGTATCTCCACAAGATTATCCTTTCCGACATATCTTCTGGGGCCACGGCCCTCACACTCTGTCAGCTTTAATAGAGAACTTGAAGCTACGTCAGCAAAATAACGGTGCTTTTAATGAAACACTGTTAAGAAACCAGTTGGCTCTAGCTACTTGGACTATTCAGGGAGCTGCGAATGCCCTCTCTGGTGACATTTGGGACATTGATAATGAGTTTTAA